In Croceicoccus sp. Ery15, a genomic segment contains:
- a CDS encoding IS630 family transposase (programmed frameshift): MGQPLSMDLRSRLLAAVDGGMSCRAAAARFGVAPSTAIRWRVQRRETGAFAPKPQGGDMRSRRVEERAGDILAIWEERKDISLEELRLALTEVGLTVSVAGLHRFFARRGITPQKKTGHAIEQDRPDVLKQRREWFESQIDLEPERLVFIDETWTATNMTRSHGRCPKGERLRMGFPHGHRKTTTLVAGLRLTGMVAPMVLDGPINGDWFEAYVTQVLIPELRPGDIVVMDNLSSHKRAAVREKIEAAGATLRFLPPYSPDFNPIEKAFSRLKAMLRKIGERTVSGLWDLIGKLVDIFQPGECANYFSSCGYDPE; this comes from the exons ATGGGCCAACCTCTTTCGATGGATTTGCGTTCTCGGCTTCTGGCGGCAGTGGATGGCGGTATGAGTTGCCGCGCTGCTGCGGCCCGGTTTGGCGTTGCGCCTTCGACGGCGATCCGCTGGCGGGTGCAGCGGCGCGAGACGGGCGCCTTCGCGCCGAAGCCGCAGGGTGGCGACATGCGATCTCGCCGGGTCGAAGAGCGTGCGGGGGACATCCTCGCCATCTGGGAAGAGCGTAAGGACATCTCGCTTGAGGAACTTCGCCTGGCGCTGACCGAAGTTGGCCTGACCGTCTCCGTGGCCGGGCTGCATCGCTTCTTCGCGCGCAGGGGGATAACGC CGCAAAAAAAGACTGGCCATGCAATCGAGCAGGACCGGCCCGACGTCCTGAAGCAGCGCCGGGAATGGTTCGAGAGCCAGATCGATCTGGAACCCGAACGCCTCGTGTTCATCGACGAGACGTGGACCGCCACCAACATGACCCGCAGCCATGGCCGCTGCCCGAAAGGCGAACGGCTGCGGATGGGTTTCCCGCACGGCCACCGCAAGACCACGACGCTCGTCGCCGGTCTACGCTTGACCGGCATGGTCGCGCCGATGGTGCTGGACGGTCCGATCAATGGCGACTGGTTCGAAGCCTATGTCACTCAGGTGCTCATTCCCGAACTGCGTCCCGGCGACATCGTCGTCATGGACAACCTGTCGAGCCACAAACGTGCGGCGGTGCGGGAAAAGATCGAGGCGGCAGGCGCGACACTGCGCTTCCTCCCGCCCTACAGCCCGGACTTCAATCCGATCGAGAAGGCCTTCTCACGCCTCAAGGCCATGCTCCGCAAAATCGGCGAGCGAACCGTCAGTGGCCTCTGGGACCTGATCGGCAAACTCGTCGATATCTTCCAGCCCGGCGAATGCGCCAACTACTTCAGCTCGTGCGGTTATGACCCGGAATGA
- a CDS encoding response regulator, which yields MPDEARPKDRILVVDDQPDSLRFIVETLEQAGMGALVATSGEAALDVLAEAMPDLILMDGVMPGMSGIETTVRIKNDPALAHIPVIFMTGLTEPEHAVAALETGGVDYIRKPIVIEELLARIRVHLANARQSHRSRLALDAAGGRLAAFDARGALAWCTPQAEELLTSVDPAWTANARALPAALQPTADRVLADPARAGNAMRVSVADFAVEISAVKSERDGETLIRLTEIREGADLESLQSYAGLTQREAEVLLWVSYGKSNRTISEILGISPRTVNKHLQQIFTKLGVETRAAATALAVRVISE from the coding sequence ATGCCGGATGAAGCCCGCCCGAAGGACCGCATTCTCGTCGTCGACGACCAGCCGGATTCGCTGCGTTTCATTGTCGAGACGCTGGAACAGGCAGGCATGGGCGCGCTGGTCGCCACCAGCGGGGAGGCAGCGCTCGACGTGCTTGCCGAAGCGATGCCCGATCTGATCCTGATGGACGGGGTCATGCCCGGCATGTCGGGTATCGAAACCACCGTCCGGATCAAAAACGATCCCGCGCTGGCGCATATTCCGGTGATTTTCATGACGGGGCTGACCGAACCCGAACATGCGGTCGCCGCGCTGGAAACCGGCGGCGTCGATTATATCCGCAAGCCCATCGTGATCGAGGAATTGCTGGCCCGCATCCGCGTTCATCTGGCCAATGCGCGCCAGTCGCACCGGTCGCGCCTCGCGCTTGACGCGGCGGGTGGCAGGCTGGCGGCATTCGATGCGCGCGGCGCGCTGGCATGGTGCACGCCCCAGGCGGAGGAATTGCTGACATCCGTCGATCCGGCATGGACGGCGAACGCCCGCGCTTTGCCCGCCGCCTTGCAGCCGACCGCCGATCGCGTGCTGGCCGATCCGGCGCGGGCGGGCAATGCAATGCGCGTGTCGGTGGCGGATTTCGCGGTCGAGATTTCCGCCGTCAAAAGCGAGCGCGATGGCGAGACATTGATCCGCCTGACCGAAATCCGCGAAGGCGCCGATCTTGAATCGTTGCAGAGTTACGCGGGCCTGACCCAGCGCGAGGCAGAGGTTCTGCTGTGGGTCAGCTATGGCAAATCGAACCGCACGATCAGCGAAATTCTGGGTATCAGCCCTCGCACGGTCAACAAACATTTGCAGCAGATTTTCACCAAGCTGGGCGTGGAAACGCGTGCGGCGGCAACGGCCTTGGCGGTAAGGGTGATTTCGGAATGA
- the atzF gene encoding allophanate hydrolase: MSAPDTRSAAAIAAAVNGGQASAAEMAEQALARIDAYDAVQPQIWITRAAREDVLAAAREVDERIAAGEILPLAGVAYAVKDNIDVAGLPTTAACPAFAYDPAASAGVIERLAAAGAICVGKTNLDQFATGLNGTRSPYGIPRNAYNLDYVSGGSSSGSSVAVAAGLVPFALGTDTAGSGRVPAAFQHLIGFKPSKGRWSTRGLVPACRSIDCITTFANDVADARLVDAAIAGFDPADPWSKPLAETPLQPRRIGVPRPDQRVFFGDAQAAFFYEQAIATLGQNAEIVELDIAPLLEAALLLYGGPWVAERTAAIEELLTENPDAIDPTVREVVSGGTDISAVTLWNGIYRLAELKRHADLMWQDVDMLAFPTTPTTYRVREMLAAPVALNSNLGFYTNFVNLLDMAAIAVPAGVRDNGTGFGITLIGPADSDLALMRGAEAFLGAAEIPAPPPLDLEGHMERVKLAVVGAHLKDMPLHWQLTSRDAEFVGAFDTAPSYRLYAMADSTPPKPALAWSDDGAAIPVEVYELDVAAFGSFTAEVPAPLAIGTVTLEDGSSVKGFVAEPRALTGATDITHLGGWRNFIAAG, encoded by the coding sequence ATGAGCGCGCCCGATACCCGAAGCGCCGCGGCCATCGCCGCAGCCGTCAATGGCGGGCAGGCCAGCGCGGCCGAGATGGCCGAACAGGCACTGGCGCGGATCGATGCCTATGATGCGGTGCAGCCGCAGATCTGGATCACCCGTGCCGCGCGCGAAGACGTGCTGGCTGCGGCACGCGAGGTAGACGAACGCATTGCGGCGGGCGAAATCCTGCCGCTGGCAGGCGTCGCCTATGCGGTGAAAGACAATATCGATGTGGCCGGTCTGCCGACGACGGCGGCATGCCCCGCCTTTGCCTATGACCCGGCGGCATCGGCCGGCGTGATCGAAAGGCTTGCGGCGGCAGGCGCGATCTGTGTCGGCAAGACCAATCTGGACCAGTTCGCCACCGGCCTTAACGGCACGCGCAGCCCCTATGGCATTCCGCGCAATGCCTATAATCTCGATTACGTCAGCGGCGGGTCCAGCTCGGGGTCGTCGGTTGCCGTGGCGGCGGGGCTGGTGCCGTTCGCGCTGGGCACCGATACGGCGGGTTCGGGGCGCGTTCCGGCGGCGTTTCAACATCTCATCGGGTTCAAGCCCAGCAAAGGGCGGTGGAGCACGCGCGGTCTTGTGCCTGCGTGCCGCAGCATCGATTGCATCACCACATTCGCCAACGACGTTGCCGATGCGCGGCTGGTCGACGCGGCGATAGCCGGTTTCGACCCTGCCGATCCGTGGTCGAAGCCGCTGGCCGAAACCCCACTGCAGCCGCGCCGCATCGGCGTGCCGCGCCCCGACCAGCGTGTGTTCTTTGGCGATGCGCAGGCGGCGTTTTTCTATGAACAGGCGATCGCCACGCTGGGTCAGAATGCCGAGATTGTCGAGCTCGATATCGCGCCTTTGCTGGAAGCCGCGCTGCTGCTTTACGGCGGTCCGTGGGTGGCCGAACGCACCGCGGCGATCGAGGAATTGCTGACGGAAAATCCCGACGCCATCGACCCCACCGTGCGCGAAGTCGTCAGCGGCGGAACCGATATCAGCGCGGTGACATTGTGGAACGGCATCTATCGGTTGGCCGAGCTGAAGCGCCATGCCGATCTGATGTGGCAGGATGTCGACATGCTGGCGTTCCCCACGACGCCCACCACCTATCGCGTGCGCGAGATGCTGGCAGCGCCCGTCGCGCTGAACAGCAATCTGGGGTTCTACACCAATTTCGTGAACCTGCTCGACATGGCGGCCATCGCCGTGCCCGCGGGTGTGCGCGACAATGGCACCGGCTTTGGCATCACGCTGATCGGCCCTGCCGACAGCGACCTGGCCCTGATGCGCGGGGCCGAGGCTTTTCTGGGCGCGGCGGAAATTCCCGCTCCGCCACCGCTCGATCTGGAGGGACATATGGAACGCGTGAAACTGGCCGTCGTCGGCGCCCATCTGAAAGACATGCCGCTCCACTGGCAGCTAACCTCGCGCGATGCCGAATTCGTCGGCGCGTTCGATACCGCGCCCAGCTATCGCCTGTATGCCATGGCCGACAGCACCCCGCCCAAGCCCGCGCTGGCATGGTCGGACGATGGCGCGGCCATTCCGGTCGAGGTCTATGAGCTGGATGTCGCCGCATTCGGCAGCTTTACCGCCGAAGTGCCCGCGCCGCTTGCCATCGGGACGGTCACGCTGGAAGACGGCAGCAGCGTCAAGGGTTTCGTTGCCGAACCGCGCGCGCTGACGGGGGCGACCGACATCACCCATCTGGGCGGCTGGCGCAACTTCATCGCGGCGGGCTGA
- a CDS encoding ATP-binding protein encodes MESVLSRLTTRRAAPRHDAGLLERIATLESRQAELLRAKAAAEAANEAKTRFLASVSHEIRSPLNSIYGYAQLLERGTARDPAHAARVIRRSSEHLANLVEGLLDLSQVEGGVMRISRDTIRFPALIRQIVDMFEPQAHARGIDFHFECPAPLPEFVRGDQKRLRQVLINLLSNAIKFTDSGHVTLKITYRSQIATFEVADSGIGIPAERLDRIFEAFERSGDPANDRPGTGLGLAITQALVRIMGGEIAVESRVGKGTRFTVRLMLSEPAERPADETPETAVTGYRGPRRTILVVDDDPAQSALLSGLLEPLGFAVSAATDADGAMRLAADMSPDLVFLDISMPGKSGWEAARMLRARYGSALRIVMLSADADEFRGAGDGTGPHDAFVLKPFEFGALLDVVSAQLQIEWTGNAVQKALSNASVEATPAEDLRADPRTGPHLATIAQAARIGDIRGIESGIDALAALAPDDDALVARLRRCLDDFDLKTLTSLAEKGLAEKAGAEKGGSDAG; translated from the coding sequence ATGGAAAGCGTTCTTTCCCGCCTGACCACGCGCCGCGCCGCGCCGCGCCATGATGCGGGCCTGCTGGAACGTATCGCCACGCTCGAATCCCGCCAGGCCGAACTGCTGCGCGCCAAGGCAGCGGCAGAGGCTGCGAACGAGGCAAAGACACGCTTTCTGGCGAGCGTCAGCCATGAGATCCGCTCGCCGCTCAATTCGATCTATGGCTATGCGCAATTGCTGGAACGCGGCACGGCGCGCGATCCGGCGCATGCCGCGCGGGTGATCCGCCGCAGTTCGGAACATCTGGCCAATCTGGTCGAAGGACTGCTCGACCTGTCGCAAGTCGAAGGCGGCGTTATGCGGATCAGCCGCGATACGATCCGCTTTCCCGCGCTTATCCGCCAGATCGTCGACATGTTCGAACCGCAGGCACATGCGCGCGGCATCGATTTCCATTTCGAATGTCCGGCACCATTGCCCGAATTCGTGCGCGGCGATCAAAAGCGGCTGCGGCAGGTGCTGATCAACCTGCTGTCGAACGCGATCAAGTTTACCGACAGCGGCCATGTCACGCTGAAGATTACCTATCGTTCGCAAATCGCCACATTCGAAGTGGCCGACAGCGGCATCGGCATACCCGCCGAACGGCTGGACCGCATATTCGAAGCGTTCGAACGGAGCGGCGATCCCGCCAACGACCGGCCGGGCACGGGGCTGGGCCTTGCGATCACGCAGGCGCTGGTCCGTATCATGGGCGGCGAGATCGCGGTGGAAAGCCGCGTGGGCAAGGGGACGCGGTTCACCGTCCGGCTGATGCTGTCCGAACCGGCAGAGCGACCGGCGGACGAGACGCCCGAGACCGCCGTCACCGGCTATCGCGGACCACGCCGCACGATACTTGTCGTCGATGACGATCCGGCCCAGTCGGCGCTGCTGTCGGGGCTGCTCGAACCTTTGGGTTTCGCGGTGAGTGCGGCAACCGATGCGGACGGGGCCATGCGCCTTGCTGCCGACATGTCCCCAGATCTGGTATTTCTTGACATTTCCATGCCCGGCAAGTCAGGATGGGAAGCGGCGCGGATGCTTCGGGCCCGCTATGGCAGCGCCCTGCGGATCGTGATGCTGTCCGCCGATGCGGACGAATTTCGGGGCGCTGGCGATGGGACAGGGCCGCACGACGCGTTCGTTCTGAAACCGTTTGAATTCGGCGCGTTGCTGGATGTTGTTTCGGCGCAATTGCAGATCGAATGGACGGGTAACGCGGTTCAGAAGGCGCTTTCCAACGCATCGGTCGAGGCGACACCGGCTGAAGATTTACGGGCCGATCCGCGCACGGGCCCCCATCTGGCCACGATCGCACAGGCTGCGCGGATTGGCGATATTCGCGGGATCGAAAGCGGGATCGATGCGCTGGCGGCGCTGGCCCCGGATGACGACGCGCTGGTCGCCCGGCTGCGCAGGTGCCTCGACGATTTCGACCTGAAAACGCTGACCTCGCTTGCGGAAAAGGGCCTTGCTGAAAAGGCCGGTGCGGAAAAGGGGGGCTCCGATGCCGGATGA
- a CDS encoding sterol desaturase family protein, which produces MSGVRVGKRIIGADSPVTVGWENLPKVEGSRGKVLFFTWFQPATLLALLAFWYYAPNSIATASTAIAIGIGFKIFLLGLEWVNPRFRSWRLTWKEFAVDLFYVGLGYTIIRTVGSYIGDDAIIGFVQSSFDWEKFAWFMMLPLLVQAFLISFIFDFGQYWMHRGMHNWHPLWLTHAPHHYITQLNINKGAVGNPIELFLIGLGIGGFFDFLPRAFLLAGTLGVAVSIYQHINVRFNTPNWWRFVFNTTEHHSVHHSQDYEASRSNYSGTWIIIDRMFGTCVDGEAELLGMEGGRAMSIKETMVFPFKDAWASMKMRFQRRLPPAVPAE; this is translated from the coding sequence ATGAGCGGAGTTCGCGTAGGCAAACGGATCATCGGGGCAGACTCTCCGGTCACGGTCGGCTGGGAAAACCTGCCCAAGGTCGAAGGCAGCCGGGGCAAGGTGTTGTTTTTCACCTGGTTTCAGCCCGCGACGCTGCTCGCGCTGCTGGCGTTCTGGTATTATGCGCCCAATTCGATCGCGACCGCATCGACAGCCATCGCCATCGGCATCGGGTTCAAGATCTTCCTGCTCGGCCTTGAATGGGTGAACCCCCGTTTTCGCAGCTGGCGCCTGACGTGGAAGGAATTCGCGGTCGACCTGTTCTATGTCGGACTTGGCTATACGATCATCCGCACGGTGGGCAGCTATATCGGCGACGATGCCATCATCGGTTTCGTCCAAAGCTCGTTCGACTGGGAAAAATTCGCCTGGTTCATGATGCTGCCGCTGCTGGTGCAGGCGTTCCTGATCTCGTTCATTTTCGATTTCGGGCAATATTGGATGCATCGCGGCATGCATAACTGGCACCCGCTGTGGCTGACCCATGCGCCGCACCACTACATCACCCAGCTGAACATCAACAAGGGCGCCGTCGGCAATCCGATCGAGCTGTTCCTGATCGGCCTTGGCATCGGCGGTTTCTTCGACTTCCTGCCGCGCGCCTTCCTGCTGGCGGGTACGCTGGGTGTCGCGGTGTCGATCTATCAGCATATCAATGTGCGGTTCAACACGCCCAACTGGTGGCGCTTCGTGTTCAACACGACCGAACATCACAGCGTCCATCATTCGCAGGATTACGAAGCGAGCCGCAGCAATTATTCGGGCACGTGGATCATCATCGACCGCATGTTCGGCACCTGCGTCGACGGAGAGGCAGAGCTGCTGGGCATGGAAGGCGGCCGCGCCATGTCGATCAAGGAAACGATGGTCTTTCCGTTCAAGGATGCGTGGGCGTCGATGAAGATGCGTTTCCAGCGCCGCCTGCCGCCTGCGGTTCCTGCCGAGTGA